From Microbacterium sp. YJN-G, a single genomic window includes:
- a CDS encoding gluconokinase: MIVLALEASTTSAKTMLFDTDTQQVAVTTRRFDGDGVVRDGDSVFTQLMALGREAAAGVAVDAIALSSTWHGLTLRRPDLSAITPVYEWPYTGARELTARYREDAAFTSWFYERTGCMVNAIFPAFKIAHLAETGVDIAGALVLDQGSLTFARMTGEIWTSRTVASGTGLLATDGDDWDPQVRAALGIEGIVLPRLVSSDTSAPLVAEVATLLGVRAGIPVMIPGPDGGLSQVGDRAYGVGDMTFSMGTSGALRYTTAHPAFSPTMGTWAYRSPFGWLSGAATSGCGNCVDWAKGLLFGTEMTFAEIEPMLDPERTALPVFLPFLFGERSPGWQDQRAGGFLEVRPEHTRADLYQAVLQGIVFSLYHCYKELAALNGPPRRVLISGGVLSSPFWAQLTADVFQIEMQVSSQQHASVVGATRLALRHLGLDDDQPGLRSEEPRMLVPDPARAEGYRLEFERYLDAYARTSPGTEIGAAGSLALLG; encoded by the coding sequence ATGATCGTTCTCGCACTGGAGGCCAGCACCACCTCGGCGAAGACCATGCTGTTCGACACCGACACGCAGCAGGTCGCCGTCACGACGCGGCGATTCGACGGCGACGGCGTGGTGCGCGACGGCGACAGCGTCTTCACCCAGCTCATGGCGCTCGGCCGCGAGGCGGCGGCCGGTGTCGCGGTCGACGCCATCGCGCTGTCGAGCACCTGGCACGGACTGACGCTGCGCCGGCCCGACCTGTCGGCCATCACGCCGGTGTACGAATGGCCGTACACCGGCGCCCGCGAGCTCACCGCCCGCTACCGCGAGGATGCCGCATTCACGTCCTGGTTCTACGAGCGCACCGGCTGCATGGTCAACGCGATCTTCCCCGCCTTCAAGATCGCTCATCTCGCCGAGACCGGCGTCGACATCGCCGGCGCTCTGGTGCTCGACCAGGGGAGCCTCACGTTCGCCCGCATGACGGGGGAGATCTGGACCAGCCGCACCGTCGCCTCCGGCACCGGCCTGCTGGCCACCGACGGCGACGACTGGGACCCGCAGGTGCGAGCGGCTCTCGGCATCGAGGGCATCGTGCTGCCACGGCTGGTCTCCAGCGACACCAGCGCACCGCTGGTCGCCGAGGTCGCCACCCTGCTGGGCGTGCGAGCCGGCATCCCGGTGATGATCCCCGGGCCCGACGGCGGCCTCAGCCAGGTCGGCGACCGCGCCTACGGCGTCGGCGACATGACCTTCTCGATGGGCACCAGCGGAGCGCTGCGCTACACCACCGCGCATCCCGCCTTCTCCCCGACCATGGGCACCTGGGCGTACCGGTCGCCGTTCGGCTGGCTCAGTGGGGCCGCGACCAGCGGATGCGGCAACTGCGTCGACTGGGCCAAGGGATTGCTGTTCGGCACCGAGATGACCTTCGCCGAGATCGAGCCGATGCTCGACCCCGAGCGCACCGCACTGCCGGTGTTCCTGCCGTTCCTGTTCGGCGAGCGCTCACCCGGCTGGCAGGACCAGCGCGCCGGGGGCTTCCTCGAGGTGCGCCCCGAGCACACCCGTGCCGATCTCTATCAGGCCGTGCTGCAGGGCATCGTCTTCTCGCTGTACCACTGCTACAAGGAGCTCGCCGCCCTGAACGGCCCGCCGCGGCGCGTGCTCATCTCGGGCGGAGTGCTGTCCTCGCCGTTCTGGGCGCAGTTGACCGCCGACGTGTTCCAGATCGAGATGCAGGTGTCATCGCAGCAGCATGCCTCGGTGGTCGGGGCGACCCGGCTGGCGCTGCGCCACCTCGGACTCGACGACGACCAGCCCGGACTGCGCAGCGAGGAACCGCGGATGCTGGTGCCGGACCCGGCGCGTGCCGAGGGGTACCGGCTCGAGTTCGAGCGCTACCTGGACGCCTATGCACGCACTTCGCCCGGCACCGAGATCGGCGCGGCCGGATCGCTCGCACTGCTGGGCTGA
- the gndA gene encoding NADP-dependent phosphogluconate dehydrogenase: MSDTASANIGVVGLAVMGSNLARNLASREGNTVAIFNRSYEKTQAVLDAFPEAGFIPASTYEEFAASLQKPRTAIIMVKAGAGTDAVIDELVRVFEPGDIIVDGGNAYFPDTIRREKAVRETGINFVGAGISGGEEGALLGPSIMPGGSDESWVTLGPILRSIAAVAEGEPCVTHVGHDGAGHFVKMVHNGIEYADMQLIAEAYDLIRRGTGRTPAQIAEIFAEWNKGELESYLIEITAEVLRQVDAATGQPLVDVILDQAGAKGTGAWTVQTALSLGVPVSGIAEATFARSLSSHPEQRAAAAGLPGPDTAFTVDDEEAFIEDVRLALYASKIVAYSQGFDEIRAGAAEYDWKIDLGAVSKIWRAGCIIRAQFLNRIADAYAAEPELPALLTAPYFAEALTRAQAAWRRVVVAAAQAGIPSPAFSSSLSYYDGIRADRLPAALVQGQRDFFGAHTYRRIDKEGTFHTLWSGDRTEVEAQDTH; the protein is encoded by the coding sequence ATGAGCGACACCGCCAGCGCGAACATCGGAGTCGTCGGACTCGCCGTCATGGGCTCGAATCTGGCCCGGAACCTCGCGAGCCGCGAGGGCAACACGGTGGCGATCTTCAATCGCAGCTATGAGAAGACGCAGGCGGTGCTGGATGCGTTCCCCGAGGCGGGCTTCATCCCCGCCTCGACCTATGAGGAGTTCGCCGCTTCCCTGCAGAAGCCACGCACGGCCATCATCATGGTCAAGGCCGGCGCGGGCACGGATGCCGTGATCGACGAGCTCGTGCGGGTCTTCGAGCCCGGCGACATCATCGTCGACGGCGGCAACGCCTACTTCCCCGACACGATCCGCCGCGAGAAGGCGGTGCGCGAGACGGGCATCAACTTCGTCGGCGCCGGCATCTCGGGCGGCGAGGAGGGCGCACTGCTCGGCCCGAGCATCATGCCCGGCGGCTCCGACGAGTCATGGGTGACCCTCGGCCCGATCCTGCGCTCGATCGCGGCCGTCGCCGAGGGCGAGCCGTGCGTCACGCACGTCGGCCACGACGGCGCCGGGCACTTCGTGAAGATGGTGCACAACGGCATCGAGTACGCCGACATGCAGCTCATCGCCGAGGCCTACGACCTGATCCGCCGCGGCACCGGCCGCACGCCGGCGCAGATCGCCGAGATCTTCGCCGAGTGGAACAAGGGCGAGCTCGAGTCGTACCTGATCGAGATCACCGCCGAGGTGCTGCGTCAGGTGGATGCCGCCACCGGCCAGCCGCTGGTGGACGTCATCCTCGACCAGGCCGGCGCCAAGGGCACCGGTGCCTGGACGGTGCAGACCGCCCTGTCGCTGGGCGTGCCGGTCTCGGGCATCGCCGAGGCGACCTTCGCACGCTCGCTGTCATCGCACCCCGAGCAGCGCGCCGCCGCTGCCGGTCTCCCGGGCCCGGACACCGCGTTCACGGTCGACGACGAGGAGGCGTTCATCGAGGATGTGCGCCTGGCGCTGTACGCGTCGAAGATCGTCGCGTACTCGCAGGGCTTCGACGAGATCCGCGCGGGGGCGGCCGAGTACGACTGGAAGATCGACCTCGGCGCCGTGTCGAAGATCTGGCGCGCCGGCTGCATCATCCGTGCCCAGTTCCTCAACCGCATCGCCGACGCGTACGCGGCTGAGCCTGAGCTGCCGGCGCTGCTGACGGCACCGTACTTCGCCGAGGCCCTCACCCGTGCCCAGGCCGCCTGGCGCCGCGTCGTGGTCGCGGCGGCGCAGGCCGGCATCCCCTCGCCGGCGTTCTCGTCGTCGCTGTCGTACTACGACGGCATCCGCGCCGACCGTCTGCCCGCCGCCCTCGTGCAGGGTCAGCGCGACTTCTTCGGCGCGCACACCTACCGCCGCATCGACAAGGAGGGCACCTTCCACACCCTCTGGTCGGGCGACCGCACCGAGGTGGAGGCCCAGGACACCCACTGA
- a CDS encoding BBE domain-containing protein, which translates to MGADADRRALLRGLRDILRDAPRELTVTYMDVPPMDPSAPAGARLAAVWADADPAALERTLAPVIDLDGIVGDVSTPAYRDILMDDPRPADPDAVVPRFLGGNGLFRELDDERIDRLLEFRAAHQFSVLFLRSMGGAFGDVAQEDTAFPGRDATWFVLAGGFDIPGMIDDATRAAILAETDALFEGRLAQYGNFLDSERPEVVRAMFTEEGYERLRGLKAQWDPQNLFRRNHNIV; encoded by the coding sequence GTGGGAGCGGATGCCGATCGTCGCGCCCTGCTGCGCGGACTGCGCGACATCCTGCGCGACGCGCCGCGCGAGCTGACCGTGACGTACATGGACGTGCCGCCGATGGACCCCAGCGCTCCGGCCGGTGCCAGGCTCGCCGCGGTGTGGGCGGATGCCGACCCGGCAGCACTGGAGCGAACCCTCGCCCCGGTGATCGATCTGGACGGAATCGTCGGCGACGTGTCCACCCCGGCCTACCGCGACATCCTGATGGACGACCCGCGTCCGGCGGACCCGGATGCCGTCGTCCCGCGATTCCTGGGTGGCAACGGGCTGTTCCGCGAACTGGACGACGAGCGGATCGACCGGCTGCTGGAGTTCCGCGCCGCCCACCAGTTCTCGGTGCTGTTCCTCCGCTCGATGGGCGGCGCCTTCGGCGACGTGGCACAGGAGGACACCGCGTTCCCCGGCCGCGACGCGACCTGGTTCGTGCTGGCGGGCGGTTTCGACATCCCCGGCATGATCGACGACGCGACCCGGGCGGCGATCCTCGCCGAGACCGACGCTCTCTTCGAGGGGCGGCTGGCCCAGTACGGCAACTTCCTGGACTCCGAGCGCCCCGAGGTCGTGCGCGCGATGTTCACCGAGGAAGGGTACGAGCGGCTGCGCGGACTGAAGGCGCAGTGGGACCCGCAGAACCTCTTCCGGCGCAACCACAACATCGTCTGA
- a CDS encoding FAD-binding oxidoreductase: MDSTNTTRPKTAEDVAALVGQAQAGGQPVTVIGGGHGPWSRGPEEGVRIDLSALDRIDVAGPLVSVGGGATWGVVADELAQHGLAISSGDTRSVGVGGLTLGGGIGWMVRAWGLAADQLVGAQIVTATGGIVETSATEHPELFWALHGGGGNLGIVTRFDFQAHALPGIAYGE, from the coding sequence ATGGATTCCACGAACACGACGCGGCCGAAGACCGCAGAAGATGTCGCCGCCCTGGTGGGGCAGGCGCAGGCGGGCGGACAGCCCGTCACCGTGATCGGCGGTGGCCACGGACCCTGGTCGCGCGGGCCCGAGGAGGGAGTGCGGATCGACCTGTCCGCACTGGACCGCATCGACGTCGCCGGACCGCTGGTGAGCGTCGGAGGAGGCGCCACCTGGGGCGTCGTGGCCGATGAGCTCGCGCAGCACGGCCTGGCGATCAGCTCGGGCGACACGCGCAGCGTCGGGGTCGGAGGCCTGACGCTCGGCGGCGGCATCGGCTGGATGGTGCGCGCCTGGGGGCTCGCGGCCGATCAGCTCGTCGGCGCGCAGATCGTCACGGCCACCGGCGGCATCGTCGAGACCTCGGCGACCGAGCACCCGGAGCTGTTCTGGGCGCTGCACGGCGGGGGTGGCAACCTCGGCATCGTGACGCGATTCGACTTCCAGGCGCACGCGCTGCCCGGCATCGCCTACGGCGAGTAG
- a CDS encoding response regulator transcription factor: MSTEHPDLRRPDGSPLRILAVDDEPMLTDLLAMALRMEGWEVRTAGSGLEALQVAREFEPDALVLDVMMPDLDGVGVLRRLREAGNLVPVVFLTAKDSVSDRIAGLTAGGDDYVTKPFSLEEVIARLRAVIRRSGHGRVEDEQSILRVADLSLNEDSHEVFRGDDEIELTATEFELLRFLMRNERRVLSKAQILDRVWSYDFGGKSSVVELYISYLRKKIDAGRTPLLHTVRGVGYMIKSPQQP, encoded by the coding sequence ATGAGCACTGAGCACCCCGACCTGCGCCGCCCCGACGGATCGCCGCTGCGCATTCTCGCCGTCGACGATGAGCCGATGCTCACCGATCTGCTCGCCATGGCGCTGCGCATGGAGGGATGGGAGGTGCGCACAGCGGGCTCGGGGCTGGAGGCGCTGCAGGTCGCCCGCGAGTTCGAGCCCGACGCACTCGTGCTGGACGTCATGATGCCCGACCTCGACGGCGTCGGCGTGCTGCGCCGGCTGCGTGAGGCCGGCAACCTCGTGCCCGTCGTCTTCCTCACCGCGAAGGACTCCGTCAGCGACCGCATCGCCGGGCTCACCGCGGGCGGCGACGACTACGTCACCAAGCCGTTCAGCCTCGAAGAGGTCATCGCGCGCCTGCGCGCCGTCATCCGCCGTTCCGGACACGGACGCGTCGAGGACGAGCAGTCGATCCTGCGCGTGGCCGACCTGTCGCTCAACGAGGACAGTCACGAGGTGTTCCGCGGTGACGACGAGATCGAGCTGACCGCGACCGAGTTCGAGCTGCTGCGCTTCCTGATGCGCAACGAGCGCCGCGTGCTCTCGAAGGCGCAGATCCTCGACCGGGTGTGGAGCTACGACTTCGGCGGCAAGTCGTCGGTGGTCGAGCTGTACATCTCGTACCTGCGCAAGAAGATCGACGCGGGCCGCACGCCCCTGCTGCACACCGTGCGCGGGGTGGGGTACATGATCAAGTCGCCGCAGCAGCCGTAG
- a CDS encoding sensor histidine kinase, translating into MSARPVSLQARLMAAVIGFVSLILVVVAVITSATLGTTLEQRLQEQLSGYSAVTKRWVMSAEPAAALMGETLTAERVLTGQRVPAGLLLAVQPRDDVASGVIVTADGGRRLSDGALFELTEALNAGSTSAVTVAGGSYLVTISQTPDGTVVVTGLSRAEIQHTLGTLFTVIALATLGGLLLLALTTALTISMGLRPLHAVAATATRVAGQPLDRGEVSITERVPDYEADPRTEVGRVGVALNTLLDHVDTSLAARQRNEERMRRFVADASHELRTPLASIRGYSELSLRALRQGGPGDAAASDTLESTTTALERIQAQSLRMTRLVEDLLLLARLDEGQELRSGTVDLTQVAVEALMDAQPTAPGHTWDLAVPEHPVTVAGDAGRLHQVLANLLANARTHTPAGTTITLSLEEAGADAVLHVHDDGPGIDPGVRDELFSRFARGDVSRARQTGGTGLGLAIAKAIVDGHGGTIEVDSEPGDTTFTVRLPLAPEKDAGGETGTSAATGETGAETQ; encoded by the coding sequence ATGTCCGCTCGTCCGGTGAGCCTGCAGGCGCGGCTGATGGCCGCTGTGATCGGGTTCGTCTCCCTCATCCTCGTGGTCGTCGCGGTGATCACCAGCGCGACCCTCGGCACCACGCTCGAGCAGCGACTCCAGGAGCAGCTCAGCGGCTACTCCGCCGTGACGAAGCGCTGGGTCATGTCGGCCGAGCCGGCGGCCGCGCTGATGGGCGAGACGCTGACCGCCGAACGTGTGCTCACCGGCCAGCGGGTGCCCGCCGGGCTGCTGCTGGCGGTGCAGCCACGCGACGACGTCGCCTCCGGCGTGATCGTGACGGCCGACGGCGGCAGGCGCCTGAGCGACGGCGCCCTGTTCGAGCTCACCGAGGCGCTGAACGCCGGCAGCACCTCTGCGGTCACCGTCGCGGGCGGCTCGTACCTGGTGACGATCTCGCAGACGCCGGACGGCACGGTCGTGGTGACCGGCCTCTCCCGCGCCGAGATCCAGCACACCCTCGGAACCCTGTTCACCGTGATCGCCCTGGCGACGCTCGGTGGCCTGCTGCTGCTGGCGCTCACGACCGCGCTCACGATCAGCATGGGGCTGCGTCCGCTGCACGCCGTCGCGGCGACCGCCACCCGGGTGGCCGGTCAGCCGCTGGACCGCGGAGAGGTGAGCATCACCGAGCGCGTGCCCGACTACGAGGCCGACCCGCGCACCGAGGTCGGCCGGGTGGGCGTCGCCCTGAACACGCTGCTCGACCACGTCGACACCTCGCTCGCCGCACGTCAGCGCAACGAGGAGCGGATGCGGCGATTCGTCGCCGACGCCAGCCACGAGCTGCGCACCCCTCTCGCCTCCATCCGCGGATACTCCGAGCTGTCGCTGCGGGCCCTGCGTCAGGGCGGGCCGGGCGACGCCGCGGCATCCGACACGCTGGAGAGCACCACCACGGCGCTGGAGCGCATCCAGGCCCAGTCGCTGCGGATGACGCGGCTCGTGGAGGATCTGCTGCTGCTGGCGCGGCTCGACGAGGGGCAGGAGCTGCGCAGCGGCACCGTCGATCTCACCCAGGTCGCGGTCGAGGCGCTGATGGATGCGCAGCCCACCGCCCCCGGGCACACCTGGGACCTCGCCGTGCCCGAGCATCCCGTCACCGTCGCGGGCGACGCGGGACGCCTGCACCAGGTGCTCGCGAACCTGCTCGCCAACGCCCGCACACACACGCCCGCCGGTACGACCATCACGCTGTCGCTGGAGGAAGCAGGCGCCGACGCCGTGCTGCACGTGCACGATGACGGACCCGGCATCGATCCCGGCGTGCGCGACGAGCTGTTCTCGCGGTTCGCGCGCGGGGACGTCTCCCGGGCACGTCAGACCGGCGGCACGGGACTCGGTCTGGCGATCGCCAAGGCGATCGTCGACGGCCACGGCGGCACCATCGAGGTCGACAGCGAGCCGGGAGACACGACGTTCACGGTGCGCCTGCCGCTCGCACCTGAGAAGGATGCCGGTGGCGAGACCGGAACCAGCGCGGCGACCGGCGAGACGGGAGCAGAGACTCAGTAA
- a CDS encoding FAD-dependent oxidoreductase gives MYRLVLFALAALAAIAIVLSLTGSGMPNAVEILASFAVLAVVISAVDAAAQRILRLPWRLESSLVTALILLFVLQPSLTVAGLAGNALAGAVASLSKYLIAWRGRHILNPAAFGAAVVTIFGLGSFSSWWVGTPVLSVAVAVLGLAVLWRTEKVRIVLVFLLVAVGVSVVRQAVQLQAAGLAFELADAVLFSLAQSPFLFLGAFMLSEPLTLPPRRWQQFSVAALVGILAGWPIAIGGLFTLGQERALLIGNLLAFAFALRGSVRLVLEKRRFVTPTAQELTFRTRGRLRFLPGQYLELDVPHRHPDARGTRREFSFVSAPADLPTLRIAYKDGDQKHPSSYKRALAAAQPGAVLAVTGTWGDFVLPRGGAPALMVAAGIGVTPFVSQLRQMQSLGVQRDVVLIYVASEAAELAFRDELEATGVRAIVFTRDEPTSLAPNWTWAQGVRLDAAGLERVVPDIAARNAFISGPPRLIADLAPALQKARSLTTDAFAGY, from the coding sequence ATGTACCGTCTCGTGCTGTTCGCCCTGGCCGCCCTGGCCGCCATCGCCATCGTCCTGTCCCTGACCGGATCGGGGATGCCGAACGCCGTGGAGATCCTGGCCTCCTTCGCCGTGCTCGCGGTGGTGATCTCGGCGGTGGATGCAGCGGCCCAGCGCATCCTGCGTCTGCCGTGGCGCCTGGAGTCGTCGCTGGTCACAGCGCTGATCCTGCTGTTCGTGCTGCAGCCGTCGCTGACCGTCGCCGGACTCGCCGGCAATGCGCTCGCCGGCGCCGTGGCGAGCCTGTCGAAGTACCTGATCGCGTGGCGCGGCAGGCACATCCTCAACCCGGCCGCCTTCGGCGCCGCGGTCGTGACGATCTTCGGGCTCGGATCGTTCTCGTCGTGGTGGGTCGGCACGCCGGTGCTCTCGGTCGCCGTGGCGGTGCTGGGGCTGGCGGTGCTGTGGCGCACCGAGAAGGTGCGCATCGTGCTGGTGTTCCTGCTCGTGGCCGTCGGGGTCTCGGTGGTGCGGCAGGCGGTGCAGCTGCAGGCCGCCGGGCTCGCGTTCGAACTGGCGGATGCCGTGCTGTTCTCGCTCGCGCAGAGCCCGTTCCTCTTCCTCGGCGCATTCATGCTCTCCGAGCCGCTCACGCTGCCGCCGCGCCGGTGGCAGCAGTTCAGCGTGGCCGCGCTGGTCGGCATCCTCGCCGGCTGGCCGATCGCGATCGGCGGCCTGTTCACACTCGGCCAGGAGCGGGCGCTGCTGATCGGCAACCTGCTGGCCTTCGCCTTCGCGCTGCGCGGCTCGGTGCGGCTCGTGCTCGAGAAGCGCCGCTTCGTGACGCCCACCGCGCAGGAGCTCACCTTCCGCACCCGGGGGCGGCTGCGCTTCCTGCCCGGCCAGTACCTCGAGCTCGACGTGCCGCACCGGCATCCGGACGCCCGCGGCACCCGCCGCGAGTTCAGCTTCGTCTCGGCGCCCGCCGACCTGCCCACGCTGCGCATCGCCTACAAGGACGGCGATCAGAAGCATCCCTCCAGCTACAAGCGGGCGCTCGCGGCCGCGCAGCCGGGCGCGGTGCTGGCCGTCACCGGTACCTGGGGCGACTTCGTGCTGCCACGAGGCGGTGCGCCGGCGCTCATGGTGGCGGCCGGCATCGGCGTGACGCCGTTCGTCTCGCAGCTGCGGCAGATGCAGTCGCTCGGGGTGCAGCGCGACGTCGTGCTGATCTACGTGGCCTCCGAGGCGGCCGAGCTGGCGTTCCGCGACGAGCTCGAGGCCACAGGGGTGCGGGCGATCGTGTTCACCCGTGACGAGCCGACCAGCCTCGCCCCGAACTGGACGTGGGCACAGGGCGTACGGCTGGATGCCGCGGGCCTGGAGCGCGTCGTGCCCGACATCGCGGCGCGTAACGCGTTCATCTCCGGCCCGCCGCGGTTGATCGCCGATCTCGCCCCGGCGCTGCAGAAGGCCCGCAGCCTGACCACCGACGCGTTCGCGGGTTACTGA
- a CDS encoding FAD:protein FMN transferase gives MTLWRFDAIGTPWEIETDAPLGEELQGDVAAIVADFDAAWSRFRDDSVVSRLRARPGTVAAPPDAPAMLEAYRELTEATAGAVSPLIGAGLEALGYDAALTLHAGAPQAAPPEWERMLRWTASELTLDAPALIDVGALGKGRLVDLVTDALTGVDGRVIVDAGGDLRVRGGSVRVGLEHPYDTTSAIGVVEVAGRALCASAINRRAWGDGLHHVLDARTGVPVRTWAATWALADDAMHADAVATALFFDGGAALAENWGVDWVRMSTDGRAEWSSGFDGELFTV, from the coding sequence ATGACCCTCTGGCGGTTCGACGCGATCGGCACCCCCTGGGAGATCGAGACCGACGCTCCGCTGGGCGAAGAACTGCAGGGCGACGTGGCCGCGATCGTCGCGGACTTCGACGCGGCGTGGTCGCGCTTCCGTGACGACTCCGTCGTCTCGCGCCTGCGCGCACGGCCGGGCACCGTGGCCGCGCCACCGGATGCCCCGGCCATGCTCGAGGCGTACCGCGAGCTCACCGAGGCCACCGCCGGCGCGGTCAGTCCGCTCATCGGCGCCGGACTCGAGGCGCTCGGCTACGACGCGGCGCTCACGCTGCACGCCGGTGCGCCGCAGGCGGCGCCGCCGGAGTGGGAGCGGATGCTGCGCTGGACGGCATCCGAGCTGACCCTGGACGCCCCGGCCCTCATCGACGTCGGAGCGCTCGGCAAGGGGCGCCTGGTCGACCTGGTCACGGACGCCCTCACCGGGGTGGACGGCCGGGTCATCGTCGACGCCGGGGGAGACCTGCGCGTGCGGGGCGGGTCGGTGCGCGTGGGGCTCGAGCACCCCTACGACACGACGTCGGCGATCGGGGTGGTCGAGGTGGCCGGCCGCGCGCTGTGCGCCTCGGCGATCAACCGCCGCGCCTGGGGCGACGGACTGCATCACGTGCTCGACGCCCGGACGGGCGTGCCGGTGCGCACGTGGGCGGCGACCTGGGCGCTCGCCGACGACGCCATGCACGCGGATGCCGTCGCCACCGCGCTGTTCTTCGACGGGGGAGCGGCCCTCGCCGAGAACTGGGGCGTCGACTGGGTGCGGATGAGCACCGACGGCCGCGCCGAGTGGTCCAGCGGGTTCGACGGCGAGCTGTTCACGGTCTGA
- a CDS encoding FMN-binding protein has protein sequence MNTHPALRTGTALAGVAGALLLAGCSGSAEAGTAKSDPAPTSTDATAPYTDGTYTAEGAYRTPETVETISVTLTLEDDVVTDVEVVGDPIAPETTKYQGQFIAGIADVVVGKKLDELQVDRVAGSSLTSGGFDQAVVKIKDEAAVRDAAE, from the coding sequence ATGAACACGCATCCCGCGCTGCGCACCGGTACCGCCCTCGCGGGCGTGGCGGGCGCGCTCCTGCTCGCCGGCTGCTCGGGTTCCGCCGAGGCCGGCACCGCGAAGTCCGACCCGGCCCCGACCAGCACCGACGCGACCGCGCCGTACACCGACGGCACCTACACCGCCGAGGGCGCGTACCGCACCCCCGAGACGGTCGAGACGATCTCGGTGACCCTCACCCTCGAGGACGACGTCGTCACCGACGTCGAGGTCGTCGGCGACCCGATCGCCCCGGAGACCACGAAGTACCAGGGCCAGTTCATCGCGGGCATCGCCGATGTCGTGGTGGGGAAGAAGCTCGACGAGCTGCAGGTCGACCGCGTCGCCGGCTCGTCGCTGACCAGCGGCGGCTTCGACCAGGCCGTCGTGAAGATCAAGGACGAGGCGGCCGTCAGGGACGCCGCGGAGTAG
- a CDS encoding ribose-phosphate diphosphokinase gives MGHKKKTVALDRANGVAPGLIAKTKKRLVVAGGRSHPELTAAVAAALGQEIAPVEHRTFASGEIYARFEVSIRGCDLFIVQSFGEPVNEWLMETLIMLDAAKRASAKRITVVAPYYPYSRQDKKGRGREPISARLVADMLKTAGADRVMSVDLHAAQIQGFFDGPVDHLFAKPVLLEHFQGTLTAEDRETLTIVSPDMGRVRVADTWSDSLGAPLAIIHKRRDPKVANQVSVHEIVGTVDGRTCLLVDDMIDTGGTIVKAAQALKENGARKVIVAATHAVFSDPASERLQDAAIDQVVVTDTIPLSESRRWESLTILPIAPLLATAIRQVFEDGSVTSMFGGDA, from the coding sequence ATGGGGCACAAGAAGAAGACGGTTGCACTGGATCGCGCGAACGGGGTCGCCCCCGGTCTCATCGCGAAGACGAAGAAGCGGCTGGTCGTCGCCGGAGGCCGCTCGCATCCCGAGCTCACCGCCGCCGTCGCCGCCGCCCTCGGGCAGGAGATCGCGCCGGTCGAGCACCGCACCTTCGCATCGGGTGAGATCTACGCCCGTTTCGAGGTGTCGATCCGCGGCTGCGACCTGTTCATCGTGCAGTCGTTCGGTGAGCCGGTGAACGAGTGGCTCATGGAGACGCTCATCATGCTGGACGCCGCCAAGCGCGCATCCGCCAAGCGCATCACCGTCGTCGCCCCGTACTACCCGTACTCCCGTCAGGACAAGAAGGGCCGCGGCCGCGAGCCGATCAGCGCCCGCCTTGTCGCCGACATGCTCAAGACCGCCGGTGCCGACCGGGTGATGAGCGTCGACCTGCACGCCGCGCAGATCCAGGGCTTCTTCGATGGCCCCGTCGACCACCTCTTCGCCAAGCCCGTGCTGCTCGAGCACTTCCAGGGCACGCTCACCGCCGAAGACCGCGAGACCCTCACCATCGTCTCGCCCGACATGGGCCGTGTGCGGGTCGCCGACACCTGGTCCGACAGCCTCGGCGCACCGCTGGCCATCATCCACAAGCGTCGCGACCCGAAGGTCGCCAACCAGGTCTCGGTGCACGAGATCGTCGGCACCGTCGACGGTCGTACCTGCCTGCTCGTCGACGACATGATCGACACCGGCGGCACCATCGTCAAGGCCGCCCAGGCGCTGAAGGAGAACGGCGCGCGCAAGGTGATCGTCGCCGCCACGCATGCCGTGTTCAGCGACCCGGCCTCCGAGCGGCTGCAGGATGCCGCGATCGATCAGGTCGTCGTCACCGACACGATCCCGCTCAGCGAGTCGCGTCGCTGGGAGTCGCTCACGATCCTGCCGATCGCGCCGCTGCTGGCGACCGCGATCCGTCAGGTCTTCGAGGACGGCTCGGTCACGAGCATGTTCGGCGGCGACGCCTGA